GCTTCTGTAAGTTTTGCGGCTTCCAGTCTCCAGGATAGACGCTTGGCCTGCTTGCTGATATCCTAAAAGTCATCCAACTGGCCTGGTTCCTTCTCttgaatattattaaataactgAGCTCCAAACAGTTATGAACATATAAGTACATGTACCAACATGAACTGTGTAGGAAAACAAATTCTGCTCAAGATCAGTATACTAAAAGTTCTATAGTATACTTGACCCGGACATAATCTACCTTAGTGCAGTCTGACCAGGTGAGCTCAAAACTGTGGCTGTTGCCCCGGTCACTTTGGTGAAAAGTGTAGATTCATCCCGGGTCCGAAATTCACGGTCGAGAATTAGTTTCCCTGACATGAAACCTTCCTGAACTCCTTCCGCATTCAGGAAAATACTAGTTTACTATGTCCTTTGCCGTCTGTGAGGTCATGTAACGGGGCCCGCGAGCCAACATCCACGTGCGGCTGTAGTGTTGTTACAAGTAATACTTCAGGAAGATATACTATTGTCAGTCCACATTTAAAAGCTTCATTTGTGGCGGacaaggaaagggagagagtccCACTGTTTTGTCAAAAATAACTACAactcctgtgaccatatgtttgTTCTGATGACACGAGTACATAGGAGACGATCGTGCGACGAAGAGCGTAGGTGTCTGGTTGGGACACAAAGAagagttcagagaaatagtcagggcaggagtcttcaaagaaattaaaacacaggacagacagtttgtactggacaCGAGGGCAGATGGGTAgtcagtgcagaaaacaaagagtttaATTTTTCATCCCAACACTCTGACTCTTGGACAAAAGGTGTTTGATGAAAATCTGCTTGTCCCATCTCTCATCCTATTTGTAACCACGAAAACAACTTGCTGGACTCAGAAAAACATCCTTCTGAGTCTACAAAGCCATTGGACACAGAGAGAGCACCAAATGAGTTGTAATTCAGGTTCCAATTGATCCCCGAGTTGATGTGAGGTTTTGTGTACACACTTTACACAGTCCATTCGGAAATAGCTGTCTTCCACTTTCTAATCAACATAAGTTAATGAATGTTTTCAGAATTGTTGCCATTGGGAGCATCCATTTTTTAAGTAGAAAGAGAATGTCCTGATTGCTTTAttcatacagttttttttaagcgaaaatagaaataaaactcAAACGATGGTCAAAAACCAAAAATGTTACAGTTGTGACCCTCTAATACTGgaccaaaaaatgttttggaagcTTATACCATGAGTATGATGAACACCTAGCGGCTTATGGTGAACTTAACCCGTAGCATCTGTAAACTTACAAACATGTAGAGTATTATAAATtgacttttaattaatttctgaGCCCAGATGAAGTTCGCAACTTTTCGGACACTTATAAATTAAACGAAATATACAtggatttaagaaaaatatcagtCAAGTCTTCGATTACATAAATATTCTCGTCCTAGAGCATGGTAAGAAGGTGTCCGACAAGACAACTCATTCCAAGAGAGTAGATTGCTTAAGAGTTCATAACATAGATGATCAACCAACAGAACTCGAGGTCTGGAACACGAGACCAGTTTAAAAACCAATCACAAGGCCTTGTGGTGCCAGACCCTAATCAGCGCAACAATCGATCTGCGAAAACATTTAGAGAAGCTGTTACCGGTCCTGACATCCGCCAGTCGCGTGTGTGCCGGCAGGTGGGTGCACCTTGGTGAAGAGCAGGACATCCAAATGAGTTTCGTGTTTTCCTgccataaaatacattttgacaCTAAGATAATGAATTGATAACCAAACTATAGGTTAAAATATTGTGTTCACAATAGGAAACCGACTACTGTTGTCTAAAATATCTGTCACACTTTCAATGTTCAGGAAAGCCGTCGTAAAGGAATTGTCATACACTGAGTGTGATTTTATCACCTGTGATTGACAGTTAAACAGCTTTTAGGAAACCAGGAGCAATGAATTCTTGATGCTAGGAAGCTTAACGATGTTGCTGGTTGAAGCAGTTTTCTCACAAAGCGCTGAAGATGTAGCTCGGGTCCACTCAGACCTGCTCACCAACCAGTTCCCCAAAGTTCGTCCCGAGAAGGACTTGTCCCAGGTGACAGTCGTCAACGTGTCGTTTCACCTGATCTCAGTGAACGATCTGGACTCACCTTCGCAAAAACTGTCAACCAACGGGTGGATCAAAGCTTCGTGGAGAAAACATGTACCTGGAGTGGGACCCCGCAAACTACAGCGGAGTGGGGCGAATATTCCCTGACACCGACAAGGTGTGGCTGCCTCGTCTGACTGTCCTCAACAGCCTTAATGAGTTGAAGCCTGTCGGGACAAGCTACAGCTTCATTATAGTCACATCCAACGGACTAACTACATGGTACCCTGCGGAAGTATTTGAAACCTtctgtgaaataaatgtaaaatattttccatttgaTATCCAAACGTGCTTCTTCACCTTCTTCAACTGGGGAGAAGACATCACCGAGGTGGACTTTCAGGTGACAGAGAACTCCGTCAATCTGACCACTTA
This sequence is a window from Pomacea canaliculata isolate SZHN2017 linkage group LG5, ASM307304v1, whole genome shotgun sequence. Protein-coding genes within it:
- the LOC112564720 gene encoding LOW QUALITY PROTEIN: acetylcholine receptor subunit alpha-like 2 (The sequence of the model RefSeq protein was modified relative to this genomic sequence to represent the inferred CDS: deleted 1 base in 1 codon), with protein sequence MLGSLTMLLVEAVFSQSAEDVARVHSDLLTNQFPKVRPEKDLSQVTVVNVSFHLISVNDLDSPSQKLSTNGWIKASWENMYLEWDPANYSGVGRIFPDTDKVWLPRLTVLNSLNELKPVGTSYSFIIVTSNGLTTWYPAEVFETFCEINVKYFPFDIQTCFFTFFNWGEDITEVDFQVTENSVNLTTYHDNGEWELLSTGVYRQTHTFDDKLYPLIVVEMTLKRRPIILIMTVIFPISVLSFLNVFVFLIPLESGERLSFSMSAFLSYAIFFDFILGSLPSSGDEVSLSLIIISAQLFLSSVYVLVGILTSALVHRDDATKPCARHHEDCGHVAGGPSVSEADFSTVCGPREEECRRRV